In Aspergillus flavus chromosome 3, complete sequence, one genomic interval encodes:
- a CDS encoding DASH complex subunit Dad3-domain-containing protein: protein MSTPMSDGSPAQESENPLLRASNPMVSDLEQEVLDEYSRLLGNVNKLSEKLADLSGDPSSLTLDGLRLLERKTATVCTLLKASVYSIVLQQQIFNENEEQQQMEQQQSDQMQYHDQGYDYQDEDMSFEGRYA, encoded by the exons ATGTCTACTCCAATGTCCGATGGTTCCCCGGCGCAAGAATCCGAGAACCCTCTTCTCCGCGCCTCAAATCCGATGGTCTCTGACTTAGAACAAGAGGTTCTGGAtgaatattctagattacTGGGCAATGTAAATAAG CTATCTGAAAAGCTTGCCGACCTCTCCGGTGATCCCTCGTCCCTTACTCTGGATGGCCTCCGACTTCTTGAACGGAAGACGGCGACGGTCTGCACACTTCTGAAGGCCAGTGTGTACAGTATTGTGCTCCAGCAGCAAATTTTCAACGAGAATGAGGAGCAACAACAGATGGAGCAGCAGCAAAGTGATCAAATGCAGTATCATGACCAGGGGTACGATTAtcag
- a CDS encoding putative lysosomal protective protein precursor codes for MRIQLNLLLASAITTILAVNPRDAPKEPTGVKTITSLNGSTIRYKEPGEEGICETTPGVKSYSGYIDITLDIHVFFWFFESKRDPKHDPVTLWLNGGPGSDSLIGLFEELGPCTVAENMTTVLRDHSWTEVSNLLFLSQPVGTGMWFTVVSGFSYSTKEVGSLDPTYLTVESTTNKTEEGRWSVINVTALDTSRLAAESAWELLQGFYSALPNLDADVESTDFNLWTESFGGHWGPSFSTYFYEQNEKLPEDGSKGRKLKFKSLGIINGIIDEPTQTKYLLEFTKKNTYGVQLINDTVYDHGAFSLNMPDGCQDQLDYCNWMKRENSIVRRSACAAAQYICQTTVEGLYYRFGDRGTYDIRKPTGQDVPPSYWRDYLNTAPVQNALGVDLNYTSSNLIYTAFSLSGDFAAPYLPDLEKLLELDIQISLVYGDADYICNWLGGEAISKVAKWSGQEAFNNAGYTDLVVDGTAYGETRQYGKLSFTRVWEAGHEVPYFQPAAALQIFNRTINGFDIATGEVEVSPDSDYATNGTAETTHTTTLPPLASSTSG; via the exons ATGCGAATACAACTCAATCTCCTATTAGCAAGTGCAATAACAACAATCCTCGCAGTCAATCCACGAGATGCGCCCAAAGAGCCGACCGGCGTCAAAACCATCACCAGCCTGAACGGCAGCACGATTCGGTACAAGGAGCCCGGCGAAGAAGGCATCTGTGAAACTACCCCAGGAGTCAAATCCTACAGCGGCTACATTGATATAACGTTGGATATCCATGtgttcttctggttctttgAATCGAAGCGCGACCCAAAGCATGATCCGGTTACGCTTTGGCTGAATGGAGGGCCGGGGAGTGATTCGCTTATTGGGCTGTTCGAAGAATTGGGCCCTTGTACTGTTGCGGAGAATATGACAACGGTTCTTCGTGATCATTCTTGGACGGAGGTTTCTAATCTGttgtttctttctcagcCTGTGGGGACGGGTATGTGGTTTACCGTAGTATCTG GGTTCTCTTATAGCACGAAGGAGGTTGGATCCTTGGATCCTACTTATTTGACGGTCGAGTCGACTACCAATAAGACGGAAGAAGGGCGGTGGTCTGTCATCAATGTCACTGCGCTGGACACGAGCCGTTTGGCGGCTGAGTCTGCGTGGGAGCTTCTTCAAGGCTTTTATAGTGCACTTCCAAATCTAGATGCAGATGTGGAGTCGACGGATTTCAATCTCTG GACCGAATCATTTGGTGGCCACTGGGGTCCCAGTTTCTCCACATACTTCTATGAGCAAAACGAGAAGCTCCCTGAAGATGGCTCGAAAGGTCGCAAACTCAAATTCAAGTCTCTTGGGATCATAAACGGCATCATTGATGAGCCGACACAGACGAAGTACCTACTTGAGttcacaaagaagaacacatACGGGGTACAGCTTATCAACGACACAGTCTATGACCACGGTGCCTTCAGCCTCAATATGCCAGACGGTTGTCAAGACCAGCTTGACTACTGTAACTGGATGAAGCGGGAAAATTCCATTGTCCGTCGGTCAGCGTGTGCGGCCGCTCAATACATCTGTCAGACCACAGTAGAAGGCCTATACTATCGCTTCGGTGATCGTGGAACCTATGATATC CGGAAACCAACCGGACAAGACGTTCCCCCAAGTTACTGGCGT GACTACCTCAATACCGCCCCCGTTCAAAATGCCCTCGGAGTAGATCTAAACTACACCTCAAGTAACCTAATCTACACAGCCTTCAGTCTGTCCGGCGACTTCGCAGCGCCATATCTCCCCGACCTTGAAAAGCTCCTGGAACTGGACATCCAGATCTCCCTAGTCTACGGCGACGCCGACTACATCTGCAACTGGCTCGGCGGGGAGGCAATCTCCAAGGTCGCCAAATGGTCGGGACAAGAAGCGTTCAACAATGCAGGGTATACTGACCTCGTGGTGGATGGAACCGCATACGGTGAAACTCGACAGTATGGAAAGCTGAGCTTTACCCGTGTTTGGGAGGCTGGACACGAAGTTCCTT ACTTCCAACCGGCTGCTGCGTTGCAGATCTTTAATAGGACTATTAATGGGTTTGATATTGCTACAGGGGAAGTCGAGGTCTCCCCTGATAGTGATTATGCGACGAACGGCACTGCTGAGACCACTCATACTACTACTTTGCCTCCTCTTGCTTCATCAACCTCGGGTTGA